actaggttttttatttccttataaactttaaattaggAATTCTATTAGGACTTTAAATTAGGAATTAGATTAGGATTTTCCTTTGTAATTAACAGCCTATAAAAAGGCtgccaatatgaaataaaaagggggtTTATTTTTTATCACAAACGTTAGTTTGGGAAGGGGGTTCAGTCAAAGACAAATCTGCctttgagtaaccataggtcgaagCAAGGATACTTTCTCGTCTAGACCTGTGACTAGATCTTACGCCAAGGCGCATAACAACTTGGTATCGGAGTCAGTTGTCATGGGTGACGAAAAAACTTTGACAGCCAAGCTGGAGGCATTTATGGAACAAATGGCTACAAGGCAACAAGCATTAGAGGAGCAGATGGCGATTTTATCTCTTTCGGTCCAAAAGACAACGAAAgagaatttagaaaaaaataatgaaGAACAAGGCAGCAGTGGAGGCAAGAAAAGAAATTCAGATTCACAACACGGTGGGGGCATGGTGCCAAGATACTCCAAGATGGAATTTCCTACTTATGATGGTGTTGGTGATCCTTTAGGATGGTTAAAAAGATGCGAAAAATTTTTTGGCAATCAGCGGACCAACGAAGAAGACAAAGTCGGCTTAGCTTCATTCCATCTCTTAGGAGAAGCACAATTGTGGTTTGATCAAATCGAGGAAAAGGAGGTAAATTTGGATTGGGAGCGTTTTAGAGAGTGTTGTCATGTCAAGTTTGGGCCACCTATGAGTAATAACCCCTTGGGGGAACTTGCAAACTTGAGACAAACCGACGGTAAAAGAATATCAACGTCAATTTCAATCACTCTCGGCTAGGACTATCGATCTTAAACCTCGACAACAAGTAAACCTTTTATCACGGATTAGTAGAGGAACTTAGAATTGATATCGAGATGCAACAACCGGGAAACCTTGGAGTTGCAATGAATATGGCTCGAGCTTTGGAACGGAAACAAAAAGTCTCTTCCAAGATGTTATCTCAAACCAATCTAAACTGGTCAGCTTCCCAAAACACTGGCAGCAATTCCATTATTCCAACAACTAAAAGCTTTGCAAAGGGAGGAGGACAAACAACGAAACCAATGGGGAATAACAGCAAAATAGGTTCTTCCGCACCATTTATCAAAAGATTGACACGAGCAGAGATGGCGGAGAGAAGGGCTAAGGGATTGTGTTATAATTGTGACAAGTCTTACTCCATGGGGCACAAATGTAAAAGGCTATTTTGGATAGAAGTACCAGATATTGAAGATGAGCAAGATGATGAGGTAGATGATCTTGAAATTTCCTTACATGCCATTAGAGGAACTTGCAATTCATCTACTATGCAACTACCAAAGAAGGTGTCGGAAAAAAGCAGTGTTAGTTCTCGTTGATTCAGCAAGACACATAACTTTCTACGTGAAGGTCTAGTGCCAAGATTGGGActgaaaatacaaaagaaaaagggGTTGCAAGTATGTGTGGCAAACGGAGAACGGGTTCCTAGCATTGGCATTTGTAAATCAGTACAGTTCGCTGTGGCCAATGACAACTTTCAAGCTGATTTTTATACAATACCATTAGAAGGGTTTGATATGATTTTGGGGGTTAAATGGTTGTGTACCTTTGGTCCAATTTTATGGGATTTCAGCTCCTTAATTATGCAATTTGCAGTAAACAAGAAGAAGATACTCTGGCAAGGGCAGCACCCAGAGGAAGTTCCACGACTCAGCTTGATACAGGGATAGGATTTAACTAATATAGTATTAGATAAGCTACTGGTAGAATTTGCGCATTTATTCCAAGAACCGTCTGGGTTACCTCCTAACCGCAAATGTAACCATCGTATAACTCTCAAACCAGGAACGGGACCAATTGTAGTCAGGCCTTATCGATATCCACATTTTCAAAAGGATGAGATTGAGAAACAGTGTGACCAAATGTTACAACAAGGAATCATTCGACCCAGTAAATCACCATTCTCTTCTCCAGTACTATTAGTAAAGAAGCATGACGGGTCATGGCGTTTTTGCATCGATTATCGAGAGCTTAATGCTTGCACTGTTAAAGACAAATATCCGATTCCTGTCGTGGATGAATTGTTGAACGAACTTCATGGggaaaaatattttacaaaattggaTTTACGATCGGGATATTTTCAAATTAGAATGGCAACTATTGATGTGGAAAAGACAGCCTTCCGAACCCACCATGGACACtttgagtttcttgtcatgccattcGGGCTTACCAATGCCCCTTCCACATTTCAGAGTTTGATGAATGACATTTTTCGCCCTTAATTGCGTAAGTTTGTTTTAGTCTTCtttgatgacatattaatttatagCAAAACATGGACTGAACATATGCATCATGTAAGATTAGTTTTTGAACTCTTGCGGGATAATATGTTTTTCTTAAAGAAATCCAAGTGTTTCTTTGGAGAGTCTCAGGTAACCTACCTTGGTCATGTCATCCATGGTGAAGGGGTTGAGGTTGATCACACTAAAATTAAAGATGTCACCGGTTGGCCAACTCCTAAAACTACCAAGGCTCTACAAGGCTTTCTTGGGTTGGCAGGATATTACAGAAAATTCATCAAGAATTATGGACAAGTGGCTGCACCCTTAACATCTCTTCTAAAGAAAAATGCCTTCAACTGGACTAAGGAAGCTGATGTTGCTTTCACCCAATTAAAAACTTCTCTTTCAACAGCCCCAGCTTTGCAATTACCCAACTTTGCGAGAGAATTTGTGGTTGAATGTGATGCTTGGACAATGGGTTTGAGTCAGTACTACAGCAAAAGGACACCCCATTGCCTTTTTCAGTTGCAAGATTGCAGATCGACACCTTAAGTTGGCTGCCTACGAACGTGAATTAATTGGTTTGGCAAAGGCAGTGACTCATTGGCGACCCTATCTTTGGGGAAGGCATTTCCTCATCCGTCTCGATCACTTCACCTTAAGTATTTGTTAGACCAACGACTTACGACATCTCCATAACAACATTGGATCAGCAAGCTAATGGGGTTTGATTTCGAGTGGAATATAAAGGTGGAAGTTGAACAGTATCGCAGATGCTTTATCTAGAAAAGACGAAGACTTACCACACCTCATGACTGTTTCATTCCTCAAGTTGAAATTCTTAAAGCCATCGACGAGAAATAAGCTTCCCTGAATTATCACAACTCCAAAGAAAGAATTCTACAAGGAGAGTTGGGGCCCAATTGGGTTGCACAAGATGGGTTGATTTTCTTCAAAGGGAGGTTGTACCTTTTACCTACCTCACCAATTATTCCCACTCTTATCTCCTCTATACATGCTATGGCACATGAAGGGGAATTGAAAACATTGCATCGTCTTCGCCAAGATTTTTTTGGAAAGGAATGAAGCTTGCAACCTCAAAATTTGTGCAACATTGTTTAGTATGCCAACGcatacaaatggcaaaatttACAGCCAGCAGTTTACTTCAACCTCTTCCAATACCACAACATGTTTGGGCTGATATTTCTATGGATTTCGTGGAGGTCTACCCAAAGTAAAAGGAAATCAGACTTATGGTGGTTGTGGATGATCGTCAAGCACGCTCATTTTTACCTTTGTCCCATCCATTTATCGCTATATCTCTGTTACCGTCTTTTTGCGAGGTATTCGACTTCATGGCTTGCCCGAATCCATAGTTTCGCATCGTGATAAAGTTTTCCTCACTGTTTTGGAAGGAATTATTTCGTCAAAGTGGTTCTAAGCTCGCTTTTCCTCAAAGATACCATCCCCAATCGATGGTCGATGCAGGTAGTTAACCGAACAATAGAAATGTACCTACGATGCCTCTCTAGTGATCGCCCACGACATTGGGTTGATTGGGTTCCATGGGTGAGTATTGCTACAACACCTCATATCACACCGCCTAAAGGCCACTCCTTCCAATTAGTATACTGGTAGGGATCCACCTCGACTTCTCTCCTATTCACCGGTTCTACAAGGATTGAAGTCGTGGATAAGGCTCTACAAGATAGGGATGCACTTTTACACAATGCTCGGGATAGACTCTTGCAAGCTCAAGAACGAATGAAAGCCACTTATGATTTGGGGCACGAGAGTTGAATTTTAAAGTCGGGATTGGGTTTGGTTACGGCTTCAACAAAGATCGACAATTGACGATAACTAAATGTAGCATCACAAGTTATTGCCAAAATATTTTGGTCCTTTTAAAGTCTTGAACAAAATAGGATCGATGGCCTATCGCTTGAATTACCTACAGCAGAGAAtacatgatgtatttcatgtttctTTCCTCAAAGAATACAAGGGACCTCAACCAGATGCGGTTGGAGACTTGCCCTTAGTATATGATGGCAAGGCCTTGCCTACTCCACAAGCTATTATTAATTCCAGGCTTAATCGGGGTCGGCGGGAACTATTAGTGCAATGGGCAGGATGCCCTCAAGAAGATGCCACTTGGGAATCAATTGATAATTTTCGAGCAGCTTATCTTGAATTTGAGCTTGAGGACAAGCTCAACTCCGAGAGGGGGAGTAATGATATAGATGTTTTCATTGGAAAACAATATCAACGGAGGAATAGGAATTAGAATtctacatttatttaatttctttgggagttttagttttactaggttttttatttccttataaactttaaattaggAATTCTATTAGGACTTTAAATTAGGAATTAGATTAGGATTTTCCTTTGTAATTAACAGCCTATAAAAAGGCtgccaatatgaaataaaaagggggtTTATTTTTTATCACAAACGTTAGTTTGGGAAGGGGGTTCAGTCAAAAACGAATCTGCctttgagtaaccataggtcgaagCAAGGATACTTTCTCGTCTAGACCTGTGACTAGATCTTACGCCAAGGCGCATAACAAATAGTTGCAAAAAGAACACAAAACAATAGAATTGAATCTGTGGATTTAAAGCTAGATTAAAAATGAATATGGCACCATCCATCAGAAAATATTGATgttgaaaaaaataattaaagattcCACAACATTAACAATTAGAATAAACATAAATAACCAAGGAGTAGATAGATGAAAATCTTTAGAATAAAACTCTTATTACAGACCTAGAAGCACCATAGTTTGATAAATCAAGGTAGATCAGTTGGAGAAAAAGTGAAGTAAATTTGATTTCTCAAAATTAAGCTAGGAAAGGGCTACATAGCATAAGAGAAGGTAAGAAATAAAAATGTTCTTCCTACAGGCAGGTAGAACTATCTACCATCATCAGGTCTTTCATCCATTTATCCATATTTGTCCCATGAAATAAGTTCCAATGGGAACTAGATAAGTGAAACAAGATAAAAAGTCCTTAAGGTTAAGAATAGGATGTGGTATATGTAATCTAAATTCGAAACTAGTCTAGCTCAAGTCCATGCCATCTCCAACTTGGCTGCAGATGGGACTAACAGCAGAGAAAGATCTCTCAAAAGGAGAAGGACGAATCTGCGCATCACGTCTGCGCTTAAAACCACAGCTATCAGAGGGTGGGGAATTGTCAGCATCAAGCTTCCTCCTGACGCCTCTGATCACCTGTTCCTCAGCTTGAGAAAGCGGAAAGACCTGGCCGCTTGCCCGGCAAAGGGAACTATGGTTATCATACAAAATTCTCTGGTTACAGTTCTTGTCACAGATATGTGTGATTCCTGTTAGTTTGCAGCGATACATGTTGCCACAAACATGTTCATTTTGGCATTTACAATCGCATTTGTGAACAGGAAAAGGCCCGTCACGGCCTAGAATAGTAGACAAATAAATAACATTTGCAGGGGCAGCAGCCATGGTTTTGCCGTATACCTCCATTGCCTTTGAGACCAAAAAAGTTTTTTATCTACGGTGAAATTCCAAGAGCTTCAAACCGTGTAGAACTCAAACGTTCTTCTGCAGAACCCAACATAATATCAAAAATTGAgtcaaaattttgatattttttggcTGGGTTCTCTTCTGATGCAAGCTaactacaattttttttttttttggggggggttcAAAATCCTACTCTAAAAATGTAGTCATGCATGGGAAGGAAATTATAAAACGACCAAACCCAGCTGAAGATCAAAGATTTAAAGAACTAGCCCATCACGTATACACATGATCAAATCACAAACGGATCCTAATCCTCAAACCAGGACATAATaggtaaaagaaaaagaaacaaacctGGCGCCGGAACAGTGAGGAACCAAGAAAAAGTAGAGAAGTCTGTGTCAACAAGAAGAAATGGGGAAAAGGAGGAGAGGGTGGGGAAAGCATATATAAAGGAATGGGTAAGTGGAAAGTGGATTAAATTAGGGAGCCGAAGAATGGGGATTGGGGGTTGACGCGGCGCGCCCTTAGtaaaaatccaaccaaaaatcaaagcatttaGGAGGAGTTTTGGTTTTGGACATAACACGTCCGCTAAAGGACGTATAAGTTCTAACAGAGTGGGTAGTTTTGGGATTTGCTGTTTGGTGTGGGGGCCAAACAaatttcacatgtaatttcacacTGTACCAACGACCAattgaaaaaacaaaaaacaGAAACTTCAAATCACTGTCACCTTTGAATTTGTCTCTGCCCTTTACCCTTTATTTCTCCTTCCAGTTTTCCCTTTTTCTACTTAACTATTGCCACGTGTCAAACATTTTCCTGCACTAAATTACCAAATAaaactattttctttttaaaattaaaaaaatagtctgaattttaaaaaatttacgaGAATAAATTAATTCTGATAAACTGTTTTGCATTTTTAATATATTGATAAAAAAGCTTTTCACCAAGTCAACACTAAAAGTGGCAacactattttttttttggtgtaacctattaatataaaaataaaacttacaaaataAGTTTTTATATAGACTTAAagtcttattttttttattttcttaaacaaTTTGGGATATGAGATATGTGTACATATCAGGGGCGAAACCAGGGGGGGCaggcatgggccccggcccccctaaaatgggaaattttcatttaggccctttagatttttttaaaattttaaattagtaaaggtaaaattgtactttggccctccctaaaattataaaaatttaatttaatcctttaaaaattataaatatatggactataaaaaattaaaatttccttctacccaaaattttttttttctttcatacaGTACATATAGACTCACAAATAAGTTTGCAGCTTGTTCCTAGACAACGCTTGGATTACTTCCTCTTTAAATAACAACATAAGATTAAAGACTacactatattttataattttttaattatagagtttaaaattttattgataatgtaacaaatgtttttcttttatgttttagttttttttgaaaaatatttacatGTTGATAGTTGTATTTATAGTTTGCATAATTTGTTATTATggtttattttgaataaaattttgtttaaagtGATGTGTTGAAATTCAttacaattttatttataatgtcaattcataatattatttttatttgtttagagtattgtaaattttatatattctacatattaataattcatttatatagatattAACACATGTATTAATATTGTATTCCatcattttattgtttaataattTGATATAGAGATTTAGTTTTAACTTTAATTCATTTTCTTAAAACTAATACACATGGCTTAAACGTTATATAAATATaactaatataatattatatacaaAACTTTAATCTAATTTTTTGTGATGTTAGATCAACAAATTGGTAATGCAATTTTCAAATGATCACTTAAACACATTTGCTAAGTATTTAtatcaccattcttttgaaagGTATGAGTGAAGAAAGATtttggggaaatatattttgatctcttcaagagtttcaacaataatcatagcaaaCTTTGATTAGTAAattaacctaaacatgtccttagtctactcagaaatgagcaaattgattgaaagactaatatgtcgtttATCGACTCCAATTaaatgagcaaactgattgaaagactaatatgtcgtttATCGactccaattggggagatgttttTTTCTTGAGTATCAGAGCGGATGACTCCTAGaaaatagagacatagatgtgactaactGGATTGACAATACATCGGATATGACCAAGTAGAGTAGATCCTGAATCCGTttattgatttattcacttgtgatgttcgtAGTGTGGCATACTTTAATCCTAAATGGATGGTGGACTATGTATGCGCtactcgtatactttgatataagtaaaagcttgagttcaaatagataatgaACTGAAAGCTGGTGTGTTAGGTATATAACTTTTGCAGTATGTAGCACCATTCACAATTGTGAAATTCAGGGCCCAAGAAATGGGTAAATGATACCCTCTCATCgaaattacatgatagatgaaaagtaaacgtgaccATAGGTCGTTTGTCTTTATAATGAATGACTTggttactatttgatagtgattgattttcataaaaaaagatgtagtggttaccatgagataaaataggatcatattaggagaacaaagttatcctaaagagattaaggatatcctatgagagtAACACGCTTATGGCAAGGTCATTAGACGAGCACTGGTTgagtagctttcgtaatggtatgtaattgaggagagctcagtcatgatactatagtgaaaCGATTTTGTGACTAAATGGGTTTATAATTAATATGcgaaaacttaaaatttaattataaatcatttgatccTTGATTACATATGTTGAATTGGTCCttccgctagctcgttgaaaccagaaatgaattgcatttAGAATCAAATTAACAGAAATagatagaaatgataaagttagagaaaGATTATTTTcgaaaatgaatgtggttttttcactaagtatggaaatgacctaagatttaatttaagtttttcaaattattatttaataattaaagtttgaaaatggaattaaattaaatGGTCATTGTGAATCTgttgaatatgaaaattaaatgtcACACCTAGTTTCtattaaaatctaaaattaatGAAGAATTGAGAGTTAATTAAAAGAGAGAGAGTAAGTTCAACGGACTCTACTGAAAATCTAGAAATTTTAATGGTTAAATGGTAAATAGTTGGGTCTCAATTCTAGTTCAGTTAAGTTGGAACCGATTGGTTCCTTAGTGGGAAGCTGCATGATT
Above is a genomic segment from Gossypium arboreum isolate Shixiya-1 chromosome 8, ASM2569848v2, whole genome shotgun sequence containing:
- the LOC108470258 gene encoding uncharacterized protein LOC108470258, coding for MEVYGKTMAAAPANVIYLSTILGRDGPFPVHKCDCKCQNEHVCGNMYRCKLTGITHICDKNCNQRILYDNHSSLCRASGQVFPLSQAEEQVIRGVRRKLDADNSPPSDSCGFKRRRDAQIRPSPFERSFSAVSPICSQVGDGMDLS